GCCCTAAGCTGATTTTCTTCTATGTTCTCTAAGATGAAGATTGCACCGTCTTTGGGATGCTAGCAAGTCTTCCATCTCCTATACCAGACTTGATGTAGAGGGAATGGGGCTAGAGGTAGGCCAACCAGTCTGTTCTCCAGCCTTGAGCTAAAGAAGAACTGGGTGAGGATATTTGCATATTTCACATCCAAACCCAGGACTTAGGAACCAGGAAATATATGGTATGTAAGAGTGCCCCATTAAACCTTAAACTAGTTCATTACATCCCCAATCAGACACACACTGCCACCTGCATCCTGCCAAGGACAGCATGATTCTGTCCCTCTCCTTCCACATTAAAGTGTTCCTGGAGGTGAGACTACTGTACTGTCTATAATGCAAGAGAAGGGAGACTAAATTATTGGAATTCAGAAAGTCTATAGAGACAAGGAGACAAGGGTTCttccatgactttttttttttttttttttttttttttggtttttcgagacagggtttctctgtgtagtttggagcctatcctggcacttgctctgtagaccaggctggcctcaaactcacagagatccgcctgcctctgtctctcgagtgctggaattaaaggcatgagccaccaacgcctggctcccatgtcttttttttttttttttttaagatagggtctttattaagtagccttggctgtccagaaacttgacatgtaaaccaggttggccttgaattcacagtgatctgtctgcctctgcctccggagtgttgggattaaagttttaCACCATTACATCTGGGTTCTTCTAAGTCTCGAGCCAAGTGGTATACCTTGGAGTTAACCTCTACCTCCTTTCAGGTGGCTGATGGTCTGGTCAAGGTGCAGGTGGCTTTAGGGAACATTGCCAGTAAGAGGGAGAGGGTGAAGATTCTCTACAAAAAGAGTAAGTACTTCTATTAGGTGTGCAGTTGCACTGCCTCCATGTCTGTCCCTGCCCTTCCGCTAGTACGTCACTAGAATAGCCCTTTGAGGATAGAAGGCATATTACTGCTGATATGGTAAGTTGGGGTGTGCTGTGTCCAGTGTccagagttgtaagctgaaagtTCTTCCACAAAGGTTCCCTTAGTGGAGGAGGGGGATAGGGTGTGACATTTCTCTAGGCAAGGTTGGTTTAgccaaacattttaaattattgtagCTGGTAATTTTCTCAGTAACTAGAAATTAGACAAAACACTAGCTTGTCTTGTGGCATTGAGGAGAAAGGTGCCTTGGTGAGAATAGGTGAGTGGGAACACTAGGGGCAGGGAGGTGGCAGGAGCAGAGTGGTGTGGTGGCACTTGTGTTTCAGGTCCACAGCATGAATTCAGCCCACAGATGATGTTACTAGATGATCTGTGGAGCAGAGCAGGGGACCCAGTAGATGCTGCTGATCTCACACTGTGTGGTCAGCTTGTAATTCAAGGATCTCCTCAATGATTAGCGCTCctcaaacttcatttttttttttgaatatttatgtagtgtgtgtgtgtgtgtgtgtgtgtgtgtgtgtgtgtgtgtgtgtgtgtgtgtgtgtctgtggttggagacagcctgtgggagtcagttctccttttGCCATGTAGATtccagtgatcaaactcaggtcagcagacATGGCAGCAGTTACCTTTACCTGTTGAACTATTTTGCCAGCTTCTAAATTTCCCTTATAAAATAAGgttccatttctgtttttttctatcctgctactttgctagTTGAAGACCTGATCAAATACCTGGATCCTGAATATATCGATCGCATTGCCATACCTGATGCCTCAAAGTTGCAGTTCATCTTAGCAGGTAATGCTAGACTGTGTGTGCCCAGGCACCTGAGAGTATCATTTGTGGAGAAGTCAGGCACTGATGGCTTCCCTCTTCCATCTTGTTATACATGTAGCCTGTCAACTACCTTCTTGAATGCTGGCCTGGCTCTGGACTGGGGCCCAAGGTGATCCTGTGAGTTTTGTAGTCAGCACTGGGTGTAGTTTACCTCTGGACCTGCTGTAATGCAGGCATATGGACACTACTTTGATATTCTATCAAAGGCCCATCCCTAGGATTTTCCTTTATAATCTTCCTCATTGAGTACTGGCAGAGAATCTTCCTGGAAGGAGTGGGCACAGAGAGCATCGTCATTCAGGAGAAGGCAGAACATTGGCACGAGTTGATCTTTTGATCTTTCCAGTCTGTATCCTTTCTCTTTGTACATGAAGTCATAACAAGTGCATAGGTGATAGGCTGTAGCTCAGGCCCCTCCCTTACAGTCTCATGCGTGTGCCTCTCTTGGGGGCAGCCTGCTGCTCCAGTTGGACCCAGGTGCCTTTCTCTGACTTCCTTTTTTTGAtcattttccttcacttgtttccGGAAGCTGTCTCACTCTTATAGTGTTTGGTATGCAGGTCACACATTAATTCTCTTGGCAAGAACTTTGCCCTTAACTGTCTACAACAATGCCAACAGCATGCCGAGTGACACTGCCGCTCTCCATGTTTTCCCATGATAGCACAGGGCATTCCTTTTTGAACAGTACCTATTCCTTTAATGTCTACAATATCATACTTATAGATTAACATGTATGTGGAACAATTTGTcggttagttgttttgtttttttttccttccttttttaagatttattatttgttaACCATGTGTTGGTGTTTGTTTGAGTACAGGTATGTGCACACGagtgcaagtgcccacagaggccagaggcaatgTATCTCCCTGAGCTTGAGTTACAAGTTGTTGTAAGCCACCCGActtgggtactggaaactgaacttgagtcTCTGGAATGGcaggaggttttttgttgttttgtttttggagacaaggtttctctgtatagtcctagctgtcctggaactctctctctctctctctctctctctctctctctctctctctctctctccctccctccccctccctctgagacaagagtttctctgtagttttggaggtggaaatagctcttatagaccaggctggccttgaactcacagagatctgcctgcctctgcctcccaaatgctgggattaaaggcgtgctagAGCAggagctctcaactgctgagctatctctccagccccactgctTATTTTCTAAAAGGCCTAGAGAACATACAGCaggttcctttcctctttccctttgtgTTTTCCATTTTGGCAAATTATGAAAAAAGGGTGGCTTTCACCGAAAGATCAGCATATTTCCCAGGAGAAAGCTCTAGGACTTCAGCACTCTAAGCAGAGGTTCTAGCCAGTCACTCATTCTACAGGTAGAGTTTTCTGAGCACCTGTATCCATTCATTCACCAGAAGACACCAAGATGGGCACAGTGGGCATGTATCTAGAGTCTtaagtacttgggagactgaggcaagaggactacaagttcaaggatagcctgagTCAACATGacatgatcctgtctcaaaaaaggataaggaaagaaaaataaattaaagggaAACAGGATCATATACTGTGAACCAGGCTTTATTCTGGGACAAGATACACAGTGGTGAATCAGAAAGTCTTTTGTCCTCATGAACACAAGCAGGGATGGTTGTTTAGGAGAATGGCGACTGTACTGTAACACCGAGGACTGGGGGAGGAGGGGCCACCAGAGTTCCCACAAGGCGGGCTCCTATATGCATTGCCATGGCTCAGACAACAAGTTCAAAGACTCTTCAGCCTTCCCAGCCCTTCCTGTGCTCCGCCTCGGGAAGCAGGCCTCCATTTCCACATGGACGATTGCATAGTCTCCTACATCGTCTCTTCCTTTCTGCATGCTGCCCCATCTTCACAAACATTCCCGTCATAGCACTTGGCCTGCATATGAGCTCCAGTATCTTCTTCTGTTTGCTAGGATAAAATCCTCTCCGTCTACCAAGCCTGCCTTCCCAGCCAGCTCAGTGAACTCTTTCTTTCTGATTCCCAAGTGTCCCTTTCTCCAGTGGTTTGCACGTGCAACCTTGCTCTTGAGTACCTTCTCTGGATTCCAGGGTGCTGAAACCCTTGTACATGATGAACCCAGACCCTGCCACTCTCTGCACTGGCCTTTCCCATTCTTCCTCAGCTCTCTGCCATTTGTAATTGCCCATCCCTCTGAGGGCAGATGAGCAGAACTTGCCCAATACAGTCTGCTGCATGTCTCCCCCAGGTCTTTCCTGGGACCTTTGGCTTAAGGAAGCTATTTCCTGTGGCTTAGGAGCACTTGCTaaggaggatgggagagaaggaTATGGAGTTAAAACTTGGGGGTAGGGATTTGTAGAGAGTGAGATGCTCTTAGGCTCAATTTGAGTTAGGCAGAGGCACCCAGAAAAGGCCAGGTAGGATGGGAATGAACACCCAGGGGATAGGAGCAGCGGCACAATTGCTGCTCAGAGCTCTAGGGCCCAGATTTCTATCTGCTAGTTCACAGCTGTAGCAATGCCCATGCTTGCCTCACTGCCGTCATCTTGTCTTTGTGCTGCAGAGGAACAGTTCATCCTTTCCCAGGCAGCACTCTTGCAACAAGTGGATGCCTTGGTGCCCATGCTGGACAGTGCTTCTATAAAAGGTAACCCTCTGTGGTTGCATCTCCACTCTTGTGCTTGGGAAGGTGGTTGGTGGGGCCAAGGCTTCCCTGTATGAATGCTGGATCTGCTCCTTGCCTTTTTAAACTATGGTTAAAATTCCCAAGTAAGAGCCTAGgttgtcaggcattggtggcgcacgcctttaatcccagcactcaggaggcagaggcaggcggatctctgtgagttcgaggccagcctggtctccagagcgactgccaggataggctccaaagctacacagagaaaccctgtctcaaaaaaaaaaaaaagaaagcgcCTAGGCGCAGGACCTCAGGCAGTTTGGGCCTAAGGACACTAGCACAAGCTCCAGCAGTCCCAACTCTGGAGACTCCTCCTGCTTTCTACCCCCTTAGTATCTCTCCTTCAGGGTGCTGCAGAGCCCACATTTTATTGTCAGACCTCCTGCCGGGTGTGTGAGTTTTTCCTGCTGCAGTCTTAAAAGAGTCCCTGAGCCTGGGCTTTGACAAGCAGGCAGCGGCTTTAATTGAATCCAGATATCCATCTTGTCTGTCTCTAGAGGTATTTCTCTcaactccctctccctgccctgatCAGCTACCCGCTTTAGTATCTGACAGCCTAAAGCTGCAGCATACCATGGTGGCCAAGGCTCTCAGCGTGGGAGCTCAAGGGGCTAGTATAGGACTTGGTATTCATTCCCAGCCCACCTAAGCACCTTAGGTTGGGAAGACCTAGCCCTGCTGAGCTGAGAGCAAAAGGGGTAGGGCCTATAATAGGTAACACTCTCTTTACTTGGCCCTGCTCATAGCAATCAATACTGAGGACTTTAAGGTTCTGTCTTCTGGGTACCTGttctccccctacccccacctcctgGGTCCTGGAGTAAGGATGGGGTGGGCAGGGAGCCCTTCCACCACCTCCAGCTTACAGGGTCGATGAAGCCTGGCGTTTGTTTAGCTTCTCTACTCAATACTCTAATCCTGCCGACGACCTAATAGACTATTGAGCAGTCCCGGGGGGCGggaagggggggggagggcaCAAACATCATTGggtggtgtgtgttgtgttttaCAGCTGTTCCTGAGCATGCTGCCCGCCTGCAGCGCTTGGCCCAGATCCACATCCAGCAGCAGGTATGGAAGGAGAGAGGGCTGGAAGGGAAGGTGGAGATGAGACGCCATGTCTGCTGACATAAGGGGGTTGGGGGATTGAGAAGACTCCTAGGGGGTTGGGGAATTGAGAAGACTCCTAGACCCTTGTATTGTCAGCAGAGGAAATGTGGAGTTTTATCTTCTATTTCTAAATGCCCTGGAGATGGGAAAGGACTTGCCTAGGGCCACATCTAGGTCTCTTGCTTTCCAGAATAGAGGTTGAAGTTGAGAGGTACCAAATAATCCCTGGGAATTTGTTTCTGACTATGGGTGAAATATCTTTTCTCAAGTTCAAAGACTTTTTAGGAATAGggacaaaggggctggagagatggcttggcccTTAGAGTTACTTGCTCCTCTTGCTGAgggtctgggttcaattctcaacacccacatggtcaCTAAAAGCCCACCTCtgtgtaactccaatcccagaggatctgatgtcctcttttggtcttttgggtacacacacacacacacacacacacacacacacacacacacacacacacacacacacacacggaaaacaCCCTAAcaaataaactgaaaataaatcattaaaaacataGGGACagcgggtggtggtggcacatgcttttaatcccagcactcaggaggcagagacaggcagatccaaggcagcctggtctacagaattgagttccaggacaggctccaaagctacacaaagaaacc
This DNA window, taken from Cricetulus griseus strain 17A/GY chromosome 2, alternate assembly CriGri-PICRH-1.0, whole genome shotgun sequence, encodes the following:
- the Dctn3 gene encoding dynactin subunit 3 isoform X3, which codes for MAALTDVQRLRSRVEELERWVYGPGGTRGSRKVADGLVKVQVALGNIASKRERVKILYKKIEDLIKYLDPEYIDRIAIPDASKLQFILAEEQFILSQAALLQQVDALVPMLDSASIKAVPEHAARLQRLAQIHIQQQDQCMEISEESKALLEEYNKTTMLLSKQFVQWDELLCQLEAAKQVKPAEE